The Caenorhabditis elegans chromosome I genome includes the window TGTAAGTAGTTATGTAAAtgactttttggaattgaaaagaaaataccaagaaatggaaaaaaccTCCGGTCAatcgtaaaaaaattatgaaagaaGTTCGATCTACTCGGCTACGATTTACAGTTTCCCTTACTGATTTCTACTAAAATGCATTAATCTTGAGTTTATCTCTAACAAATTGATGGTACTTTTGAATGGTTATAACACCGGATATTTTGCAGAAGACGAAGGATCAGATATGTCGATTATTGTGGCCAGCCTCACGCAAATGTGCTGTGATCCATTTTACAGAACAACTACGGGTGAgtttattaaatgttttttctgtaCTAAAAATGGggtttaaaaaactaattttaatttagttcTCTCCTTgtattaatttccaaaattttccgaaatttttttttcaatttaaaaatcaatttcaggtCTTCAACAACTCATCGAAAAAATGTGGATTGCCCTTGGCCACCCATTTGGTGAACGGCTACTCGGAAGAACCGACGATGATCCATCGAGACGTGGAAAACCACAGAATAAAATGAGAACTGACGTCATGCCGACGTGGTTGCTCTTCTTGGATTGTGTTTCACAGCTACATCGAATATATACATTTGAGTAGgtttggtaaaaaaaatgttttcccccgcaaaaaaatgttttcctcaaaaaatttgaatttcccacccaaaatttttctcaaaaatttttttaaaaattaattttaaaattgttttctcaaaaaatttgaatctcccggatttaaaaattccaaaaattcgtctatcaataaattttatattgttttcgaatttcgaatcataaaaattagtttcaagTTAAcacaccttttttttcaaataatttttttaaaaaataattttaaaaacaattaatttttttcctatttccaGATTCACATTCTCTCCACACGTTCTCATTGCACTATGGGATCTTTCATTAACTGGAATGGTTCCATCAATGGCTTGTAATAATCTGGAAGAGCAATTACTCGCAAAAGTCGGCGGTGGACCATTCCCATTGGATcgatattttgagaaaagctactcgaaattatttggaaatatttggCACGACGCAGTGCTTTTTATGGAATCTATTAAGAAAAGTTGGTgctttttaagaaaaaaattttatatcgattgttcttttctttttgatttcagcTACTTTTTCACCTCGgtcagcaacatttttttgcaacattttggacgtggccgcgaaaaaaaaattggtggccgagttttcttttttttcactgcCATTAATTTCCGAGAGGAAAATCtaggaattaaaattttttcgaaagtatACAATGTTGACCgagaaaaaatcggtggccgaattttctctttcttctctGCCACGttattttagtaaaaaattagaaaaaaaaacacaaaatgttgttcaaattttggaaaaagtctgtaaaaacaacaaaaaattgatggccgagttttttttccattttcgcgGCCACGTGACAAGCAGTGAtttctcaaatgttttcaggaaaaaaaaacaggcgGAATTCAGATAATTCTacgaaaactatttttgtttctggaaaaaagtcaaaacttgaaaatcggTGGTCGagtgttctctttttttgcgGCCTTatctcgatttttccagatcaACCAGTGTGTGCTCACTCGAAATTCCTTCAATGTGAATTTATTCGGCCACCGACGTCGTTTTGCGATATTCAACTGTGGTCCGAGTGCTATCTTCGATGGATTCCTCCGGCAAACGggaaaaattcgggaaaactcGGCGAAGAACTCTCGCTGGACGAGAAAATGATCGAAATGGCCAAAAAATGGAACAGTTCCGAGTGGAAAATGCATTTGGACCTACCGGAAGAGGTGACCAAACTTTTCGGATTTATAGGCtctaaacatatttttactttcaattcttaaatttttagtattCATCTGCATATCCTTACTCGATTCCGGAGATTTCCCGCCCAATAATGGATTTAAATGATTTTGATATGATCCGGCCGGATGATTTCGACGCAATGTCCATGAATTCATCCATCAACTCATATTCGTTCGTTAATACGGTAGGGATACTTATTAGCTCGGAAAATAAATTACGACATATTTTgtctcgaattttttatagGTGACTTATAATAGACATTTAGTGTCTAGGCACACATAAAAGTTAGATCTTTTTCAGCTATCGTTTCGATACTTTCACACaaaagtaggttttttttcgcaactttgtaaattgaaaaatcaataggtCGGCAAATAATTGTTGGCGTATTTTGTCAATTCAcgatatttatcaaaaattttatatgtgaCTTCTGGTAGAAATTTATTATGGTTGGCAATAAGTACTGAGTCAAAATTCATATAACTTGTTTTGTtgcttatcgattttttttaattgccgGAGTTCATGTTATTAACTATGGGCTTTCATCTGAAAGTAgtcacaaaacattttaaaaactcgaaGTGATCCAAGTcgaaacaactttttcaagGTTTACGCCctcttattttttctcttattttcagCATTGATATGAGTTTATGTACGGATCAAGagtgtcggtttttcgatttttgtataaaatcgaaattttttttttgatttttcgattttccctgaaaaacacacaattgaaaaatgtcactCTTGGTACGGATATTGCTAAATCTATTATACAATGTGAGAATCCaataaaagttttatattttatttttgcagccAGTTCGTAACAACACGACAACAGAATCAATATTCGATCATTCGACACTTGAGAAACGAAATCGTCGAGCAGCTGCCACAATTGGCTCCGAATCGCCAGTTATTCAAATGAGACCAAAAGAGCAAATTGTCGGATATTCGAAATATGCATTTGATGATTCATTATCACCAAGACCACATTCCCGAACTGTTGAGACGCCTATTTTAAAGAATGTAcgggatttttggaaaatttaaaatttggaaaatgaaaaattcaaacaaaacaattttttcgctttcaaatttcataaaaatttatgttaaaaatagtttttaattgaatttttaaaaaattcttactgaaaactttcgaaataattaaaaaaaaaaaccaaactatatttgtttttttattattgaaaaagttaaaaaaaatgtttttttttgataattttacaCTGCTCgccttcaaaatttgatgaaaatcttaatactagatttttttaatttttcatttaagacttttcgaaaaattcgaaagttcaaaaaaaaaaatccaaaaaaaatttcactcaaATCAATCgccttcaaaatttgataaaaactcgatgaaaattttgtggaattaaaatgtttaatttatcATTCTGAGGCACCACGTTTTCAAGATCTGGTGGGATTCCGGATCTACATTCTTCATTTCAGCGCAAAATCCCTAAATCCGGAATTCCACCGAATCTTGAAACCGTGGTGCCTCATCATTCTACctttaaaaactcgaaattataaaaaattctgcaaaactctaaaaaaatttgattttcgattttcgaaaatttatctttttttgtatttaacattcaataaaatattgatgaaaaaatttctagaatcatatttttaaattttgctttacaaaattttttaaaaatctacaatCGTTCACTTTCTTgccttcaaaatttgaatgaagaaaaaatttcaaaaactttaagaattaaatttaaaatgtgctcaaaaaattctttaaaaatatgcGTTTCCCTAATAATTTCCATGTTTCAGTCCCCATCGCCCTCCTACACCCCATTTCACCCGACGCCCGTTCACCGGAGCAACACCGTCCGTGCCGACAATCGCCCAATTCCCCCGCCCCGGCCGCAGGGCCTAGGAACACTGACCCCATCACGCCCCGAGATAAGAGCTCATCGAGATGATATAGAGAGCCCTACTATTCGGGTCAcaagattttgaagaaaaagttatacttttattttaatttccgctcaaaatcggaattttctataaatatgCCCCTTTAAAttgagctacagtagtcacgtcgaaaaattttcaatttttttgaattttttgaattttttcatccagTTATAAAAAAAAGCTTGCCCCTCAGCTCTAccccatttttctttcatttgtCACCTACTTCCTTCATATATGCCCGGTTaattatgtattttttgatGCTTTTTTAGTCCCGCCacggtttttttcatttcgaaaagtcgatcgattatcgattttttcgaaaatttggaaaatttggagaaaatctaaatattatcgattttaagctaaaattttaagattttattttttcaaataaaattttggaaatgtttttttgaaaaaaaaagtgcaaaaaacaCTCaagggaaaatttttaaaaaattggaaaaaatcttgaaagtttgtcgatttttcagtgTGCATTTTGGAGTTATCGGTTTTCTTTccgaattttcatcaaatttatttttgatctaccaaaaaatctctaaaaccCCGTGGCGGGAACCTACTTCACTTTTATTCTGCATAATTAGACAAAAATGtgattattttctcatttcaaaacttgttACATATTTTGTGTTGTGATACATATGTCTAAATTTTTACGgactgaaaaaatacttttttcttaatgtttttgaaattttcattattggTGGCGTCATCCATGTCTATTTGATTTTCcagacccccccccccccctctaaAATGAAAAGAACAAGACGATTGACAGCTAGCATGTGCGACGATCAAAGTACCGATTTGATTCAGTTGAAGGGACACGAGAACGCGAAAAAGTCGGAAGCCCATCTGAAAGTGCTGGAATACATTGGCAAACGCTATGAAATTCGAATGACCGACGGGCGGTACATACGTGGCACGATGATCGCCACTGACAAGGACGCTAATATGGTTTTCAACAAggtaaaaatttgatgaaaatttggtCCAAAAGCTCatagtttcaaatatttttccttaaaattatGCGCCGCAGGCAAAACAACATTCCGCCTTTTTCTATTGCTGGCTTagttttcgcaattttctcgGCTACCAGGCTACTGCAAAAATGATCGATCCGTGAATTGTGCAAACATCTGAGTTACACAGAGAGTGGGGCGGAGCGGAACATCGCAACACTGCCGCATGGTTtttccacaactttttttttcaagaaagttTCGATTGtacttgttttttctcttttttgtataaaaatggTATTCATTCTAAATAATTCACATATGCTAAATTGCATATAAAAACATGGAATATCCTCTCAAATTAAGAGTCTTAATCTTATTAGAATTAAATTGGATAtcattttcattcgaaaagaaagagaaagaaacaagtaaaatcgaaacttttttgaaaaaaatgcttgattttatttcattttcgttgtttttttttcagtatttaacTTTTGAACGATCGATTATTTATAAGGTTTGCGGTTAAAAACGATgaatttcgtgtttttcttttctggATTCAAATGACAAGTTTTAACCAATTCGAATGTCAAACACGGAAAAATAAgcgaaaataacaaaaaatcgtGTATTGTAACCAAAAAGTTCTCCACGAGTAGTACACTAGAGCCGACGCGCCGCAGGTTTGCAAAACAACGCCCACCCCGTTTTCTGCGCGGCACTACACAATTTTCTATCTCAcgaataaatatttcagaaaaggcaggattttgtctgaaaatcatgaaaaatcaagtttttttcaggtttccaACGCTGAAATGGTTGGAATTAGGGTTTGTTACCAAAAATCGTATAATATTAAAATCCCAGTGCTTCTCTGTCTTTCAGcaatttcttttaatttccagGCAGACGAGCGATGGGACAAAGATCCACAATTGAAAGGAGTCCGATTTCTAGGGCAAGCGATGATCTCGAAAAAGCACGTGGAATCGATGCACGCGTTGCCGGACCCtaaagaaactgaaatttgatccagttttcttattttctctaATTTATCCCATCCTTTTCTTGTCAAgattaatataaattaatttttatcgaagCGATTTTTGTTCATCTCATCCAAATATgaaaaaacattcgaaaaaaaatcgcaggCTTCACTTGGAACCGCGCGCCATCAGTTGAAAATGCTGAATATGTACAAAGactggaaaatattaaatttttatgtttaaaatttca containing:
- the mtm-10 gene encoding Myotubularin phosphatase domain-containing protein (Confirmed by transcript evidence), whose product is MSIIVASLTQMCCDPFYRTTTGLQQLIEKMWIALGHPFGERLLGRTDDDPSRRGKPQNKMRTDVMPTWLLFLDCVSQLHRIYTFEFTFSPHVLIALWDLSLTGMVPSMACNNLEEQLLAKVGGGPFPLDRYFEKSYSKLFGNIWHDAVLFMESIKKNQPVCAHSKFLQCEFIRPPTSFCDIQLWSECYLRWIPPANGKNSGKLGEELSLDEKMIEMAKKWNSSEWKMHLDLPEEYSSAYPYSIPEISRPIMDLNDFDMIRPDDFDAMSMNSSINSYSFVNTPVRNNTTTESIFDHSTLEKRNRRAAATIGSESPVIQMRPKEQIVGYSKYAFDDSLSPRPHSRTVETPILKNSPSPSYTPFHPTPVHRSNTVRADNRPIPPPRPQGLGTLTPSRPEIRAHRDDIESPTIRVTRF
- the natc-3 gene encoding Sm domain-containing protein (Partially confirmed by transcript evidence); this encodes MCDDQSTDLIQLKGHENAKKSEAHLKVLEYIGKRYEIRMTDGRYIRGTMIATDKDANMVFNKADERWDKDPQLKGVRFLGQAMISKKHVESMHALPDPKETEI
- the mtm-10 gene encoding Myotubularin phosphatase domain-containing protein (Confirmed by transcript evidence) is translated as MRPKEQIVGYSKYAFDDSLSPRPHSRTVETPILKNSPSPSYTPFHPTPVHRSNTVRADNRPIPPPRPQGLGTLTPSRPEIRAHRDDIESPTIRVTRF
- the natc-3 gene encoding Sm domain-containing protein (Confirmed by transcript evidence) — protein: MISKKHVESMHALPDPKETEI
- the mtm-10 gene encoding Myotubularin phosphatase domain-containing protein (Confirmed by transcript evidence) gives rise to the protein MSNFTSFVDYAEKPHVAATSQTPIPPSPLNEKRPIPLFPNEISSSSCDDVSFSMQFGESEQGHVICTKVRLRFYPAVVKERNLPQRSKFFDDFYDVPLTAIARIEVAIVKGNSKGKADKFQRLETSLSTMETVSIIRLILKDVRVVTIDLRRSQNANILANQILYFSKSGPIEKMTQVGAAMEERGVKAKTAFNSYEAWRSELQRCQQKTDSTSVWKIVALNKEGFNYAAQGYPVYVVVSNFLDRVDIERQLQHYKQGRFPIWVWSRANGHSALFVSADHENNIAMPAILAKMQESITRCHPNNEKPHVIKLDVDFVSNVGKAFDNLLSLCAIDSYEQYVTLQNGWNTKLSRTGWLHLVKLCLQTTYQTIQWIVDRDRSVILQEDEGSDMSIIVASLTQMCCDPFYRTTTGLQQLIEKMWIALGHPFGERLLGRTDDDPSRRGKPQNKMRTDVMPTWLLFLDCVSQLHRIYTFEFTFSPHVLIALWDLSLTGMVPSMACNNLEEQLLAKVGGGPFPLDRYFEKSYSKLFGNIWHDAVLFMESIKKNQPVCAHSKFLQCEFIRPPTSFCDIQLWSECYLRWIPPANGKNSGKLGEELSLDEKMIEMAKKWNSSEWKMHLDLPEEYSSAYPYSIPEISRPIMDLNDFDMIRPDDFDAMSMNSSINSYSFVNTPVRNNTTTESIFDHSTLEKRNRRAAATIGSESPVIQMRPKEQIVGYSKYAFDDSLSPRPHSRTVETPILKNSPSPSYTPFHPTPVHRSNTVRADNRPIPPPRPQGLGTLTPSRPEIRAHRDDIESPTIRVTRF